The sequence CTTGTGTTAAGAGTAATCTtgtgtttacatttttattaagagaaaaaaatcaagttccTATATAATTAtctcttttttattgtgtatgtattcatatagaaaaaaataactagaagaATAAACACAAAGGAGTCTGTAATGGTACAAAAATTTTTAAGTTCTAAAAATGAGAATTAGCCTGGTAGAGGTAGAGCATTTTCAGGGTTCTTGCAATAGTTCCAGTGAGATTATGGGTAAGAAATCTGAGCTTTTTGAGCATCAGAGACAATACGAATAGAACAGAGAAAAATGGTTCAGCAGACATATACGTGTACTACATACATTTTCCAAGACCGAAACCTAACAAGAACACATACTGACATCATTATTTCTTCACCCCACATTGACCTAGATCATCCCTATTAACCCACACTAGGCTGTCCTTCAGGGGCTTctaaggtattttgtagaatagaTTTCTAAAAATGAAGAGCTGGTATCAGAGGGGTGATTCAGATATCTTCTGAGTTGGCTGGACTAGGTTCACCTACAGAGGTAATGCAGAAGGCGCCCTGTTAATCCGGCTTGGATCAAGGGTAACTGAAGCTttttcaccaccaccatcactgagTTCAACCTTTAGATTGTCTGTAGAGCATGAAGACCATATTTTTGACATGAACAAATCTTGGGTAGCTCGCTACTGTTCATTTCCCATTCAAAGAGTATCAGATATGTCCACAGATATTAATTTCAAAGACTACCTTCAAAGAGCAAGgacttatttgaaaatatttgtagTTACAGATGCAGGTAATGGTGAATGGAACAAGTATAAAGAAATTACATCTTACTAAATATTCCTGTCCTAATGAATCCGTATTTATTTTTTACACTAAAACTTTCTTGAAAATGACACAATGAAATCTGTGACTCTACAATACTATGAGGATATACTGAAATTTACTTAGTACATCTCTTTTCATCTGCAGGAGAGGTTCTCACTATACATGGTTTATTATTAAAATCAGATTGTGGTAAACTCAGATTTGTTCAGGACCACCAGTGTGTTCTAGCCATCAGTTTCCTCATGGCCTCTTTAacatccttattcctcagacTATAAATAAGGGGATTCAGCATGGGGATTACCACCATGTAGAACACAGATACCACCTTGTTCTGGTCAGTAGAGTAGCTAGACTTGGGCATCACATAAATGAATGTAATGGTCCCAAAGAACAAAGTGACTCCAGTGAGATGGGAggtgcaggtggagaaggccttgtggcGGCCCTCAGTGGAGCGCATCTTCAGGATAGTGATGAGGATGTAGACATAGGAAATGGCTATGACAAACACAGTGACCACAATGATGGAGCCTGAAGAGATGGCTGGAATGATGTCAGAAGTAAAGTCATGGGAGCAAGAGAGCTCCAAAAGTGGCGAATAgtcacagaagaagtgattgACTTTATTTGGCCCACAGAAGGACAGACCTAATAAGCAGCCAGTAAATATCCAACCATTCACACACCCACCTAGGTAGGATGTTGCCACTAAGAGGATACAGATTCTGGGGGAAATGTGGGTGGAGTAGAGCAGGGgtgagcagatggccacatagcgatcataggccatggAAGCCAGCAGAAAGGATTCAGTTGTCCCAAACATGACTGCAGAACAGAGTTGAGTTACACAGCCAGCAACAGGGAGAGAAGTTTCCTCCCTTAAGAAGCCCATGAGCATGACAGGAGTGACTGATGAGGAGTACCCCATGTCTACAAAGGCCAAATGGCAGAGAAAAAGGTACATTGGGGTATGGAGCTGAGGGCTGCCTCTGATTAACGTGATAATGCTGATGTTGCCCGTTACAGTGACAACGTAGACCCCTAAAAACACAACAAATAAAATGACACAAACTGTAGGATCCTCTGTTAACCCCAAAATAATGAACTCTGTCACGGTAGTGCAGTTTCCAGTGGCCATCTATAGTGGTTAGGAATGGTGCCCACTGAAAGCAAAACAAGTGGAGCTTAGAATAGCAATAAAGTTTATAATTTGGATACTTCTTTTTGCTGTAGATATGTAAAGAAAATTACAATATAGAcaattatgtttaaatttttggtttcaTAAAATGCTTTCACACACAATCTCTCATGTTAGTTGAAAATACATATGTTCAAGAGCACtcagaaaaatttatttttttttaacataacacGATCAGCTTAAATTTGCATTACATGGTGAGTTTAGTTCTTCTATGAGGAACAATCTGTAATATGAACATATCCCAGAGATGTCCATTAGATGATACAAGGAACCTAGTAACTGAATCTTCTTAGACATGACTAAAGAGGGACAGAAATGTCAGACCGGGTCAAGGTCCATAGAAAAGATGTGCTGTTCAAAAGGATGTCTGAGGGTATGATTTCTTATATGAAAGGGGATGTACAGTCATTATGAATCCTTATTTCAAAGCAGAAGACAAAGGGTAGAGCTGCATGCTAACCCAGAGGACAGAGAGGAGGTCAGTAACTCAGCCATGGCGTAGGTCTCCACACAAGGTCTCACAAGGAATGCATAGCCAAGATCCAAGAAGTTTGGACAGTGGCAGGATATAGATTAAGACACTCAAACCATAACAAGTAAACAGAGGAAGATGGAAATTTGGAATAGGAGAAAGAATCATCTCAGGATCAAGGTTTCTGACTGATGAGAGGAAGCAAGTTCAGTTTAAGAGGAAGCCAAACTTGTTGGTCAGGTTACTCCTGGAAGTCTTCGGATGCTCCACAGATGCTTGGAACTCTGCATGAGCTGGGGCTGTCAGCAGAGGGCCCATGTCTCTACTTTCCACAGATTTCTTGCCCCTTTCTGAACAGTCACTAAGAAAAAACACGTCTGTATGTCAGCTTCTGGACAGTTCTTCCCCATACTAACTTGCCCTAGACGCTAGTTGTTTCTAATGCGATTACCTCTCACGCCATCATCAAAATCCTAACTTCACCATGCAAGTTGTATTGTTATATAGAGAGAAATGGAGaattaatatatataaatgatTTACTATATATCAGGACCTGTGTTAGGAATAATAACCCATGAAGTTGCTGTTATCATtatcattttactgatgagaaaaaaaCAGACTCAAAGACATGGATAACTTGCCACAAATAACACAATCAGCAAGTGGTGGAAATAGGATTCATCTCAGGCATATCTGGTTTCAAAACTCTTGTGCTATGCTAACGAGAGAATATCTTAGATTATGTTTAAAAACAATCATGAATGGGGAATAAACTCTGTATTATTTGTCCATTCAAATGTTCGTTGACTAGGTACTGAATCCAAATTGCCAAGTTTAGTGAAACATAGGTCTCCAAGGTGAATCCGCCCCTGTCCCTCTCCATATGACAGTCTCAACCTGATGGGGAGACAGACATTGCTAAAAAGCCACATCTTTATGACATATGTGTAAAAAGCCATAAGAGGTTATCACAGCCTGGGGATGGCTCAGAGGGACCCCTTCCTTCGTCTGGGATTTTGAGAATCAAGTTTAATCGGAGAATGGCAAGTTCCTCTGGAACAGCCCACAGGAGTTTCCAGGTTTCGTTAATAAGCTGTGGAGGGTCAGACTGTACACTTTAAGGTACTATTTTCTTCCATAGCTACATTTGGACATGGCTACCAGGATAGTTATTTCAGCATAAGAGCTCTCTCATGGACTCACAGGATGTCCAGTTTCAAAAGGCCTTCATAATATTCCACACCATTTCTCTCATTTTGCAAAGTTATAAACTGGGATCTGAAAAAGTAAGTAGTTTTAGGTCAGGTGTTTTCCAGTGAGCTGAGACTAAAAGCCATAGTCCTGGACTCCATGTCCAAAAAGCATTTTCCTTTCTAATTCATTACCATATTTATACAAAAAAATCTCTGTACTCTCTAAAGAagatagaataccagaaagtaaACTTAGTTCATTGTGTgttcaaaaattttaattaagtttatatataaatatactccTAGAAGAACAATTTTGCAATTCATGTAAAGAAGTGGGCACAAGGTAATGGCAAGTCTGTGAGTCACGTGTTAAAGAGTCGTTTTTCAGTGCCCAGAACCCTGGGAATTGCTGTGCCTCTGTTTTTAGTTGAACAGTTAAAGGAGCTTGGTAGGTGAGGAACTGGAGTTAGCTAGGGCTGTCTTTTTGTAGagcaaaaaaaggcatttgaaggtagagttgctatgagttgactcaagggcaatgggttttggttttagtgtatATGGGAAAAGGAGCTCTggcggcgcaatggttaagagctcagctgctaatcaaaatgtcagcatttcaaatccaccagctgctccttggaaaccatatgagacagttctattatgccctatagggtcgctatgagtcagaatttattcaaaaacgggtttgggttttttagtgttttttggttttttgttttctattgtttTGGGTATATGGAAGAAAGTAAAATAGTTATTAAATTTCAGCAAGACAAAGATGAAGATTTGCTATAATTAGTCTACTGGAGGGAATGAGCTGAAAAGATAGGAGCTGGCAGTGATCACAGTTTGGGATGCTTAAAACTGAGtgccatagattgaattgtgtcaccccaaaatagtctctcaacttggctaggccatgattcccagtattgtatgattatccaccactttgtcatctgatgtgattttcctatatgtcatAAATCCtatatctatgatgttaatgagatggtatTAGTgacagttttgttaatgagacagggctcaatgtacaagattagattgcCTTCTAAACcattctcttttaagatataaaagggacacgagagcagagagacagggggcctcatactaccaagaaagaagcaccaggagcatagctTATCCTTTGAgcttgggatccctgcactgaaaagccccttgactggggaagattgaggacaaggacattcccccagagcccacagagtgaaagccttcccctggagctagcaccctgaattcggacttctagcctcctagactgtgagagaataaatttctctttgttaaagccatccacattgtcgtatttctgttatagcagtgctaaatAACAAAGACATTGAGGTTATGAAAAGACTAATGTTATTGGCAAATGACAGCGCCTAAACTCTAAACTCTGATAATGGGAGTGAGTGGCTATAGTAGGGAAGAGATAAAATCTTTGAAGAAGAGGTCAAGAAACTAAGAGGCCAAGATGTTGGAAGGTTTTTGTGTGTGGAGATACTAAAACAAATCAGGATTGTGATAGGAATACTGTTTAAGGAAAAAGAGAATGAACCATAGCTGAAAAATAAACGAATTTCCAAGGATGAAGGGACATGAttgcaaaggaggaaaaaaacagaagataagaAGGATTCGTTACTATTGTCTGGTGACATAAAATCATTATGGGTATAGAAGTTAGAAAAGAGAATGGTTTGTAAGTGGTAATAGGGAAGAGAGAAGATTCTACCCACCACTGGTTCCAGGGGTTTGAATAGTAATAGAAAAAACATCATCACTACAGGAGATTCCAGTAAAATATTGCCCTCACATAAGAACCAAGAACCCATTGAAAAGGCAGTAAAGGAATATTCAAAAGAGATGGTAAGGACATTGGAGATTTTTCAATAACTATGAGTTCCAAAGGACCCAGAGAAAGGGCTTCAGGAGTTAAATAGAGGTGAAACCTGGACCTCTGATTCAAGAGAAGACAAGGAGTATTGAAACAACTTTTCTTAGCTCTAGTTGAATGGAGATGACATTCCAAGAGAGAATAGAGCAGATCATACATTAAGAATActggaaatattttattatgtcgTGGTTAATAGCTTAATGAAAAAAGACAAAGTGAAGGGTAATCCCAAAATTGGGGATGAAGGTGATGGGGAAATCACTCACATAACCTAGACTCATTAAAAAGCTTTGAGGCAACCCCACTATCCCACCAAGGGAAAAGCCAATCATATTGGAGAATTAAAAACCAATAAGGAGAATTAGTAACTACAATCAAGAGTTAAATTTCCTAGGTAAAAAAATCTCATCCCAGTGATAGCCATTTCAGCAATTGCTGCAGGGGAAATTTCACATAGACCCAAAATTGCCAACTATAATCTTGATTAATCTTTATGGCATATACACCCTGGTTTTTGCATGCAGTCTGCCAAGACTTATCACCTCTACCTACACCTGCTATTTTATATGAAGTTGCATAACATTGTGAGAAGGGACCAGGAATCCCTATTCCATAGCCCAGAGCATAATGGAATATAAACTAAAGGATTTGAGTGCATCgtttatgtgaattatattttcaCAAGTCCTTAGTAGCAACTGTAACAAATTGAGAGACAGAGTGTTGTTGTAAGAGACATGAAAATCTGGTCACCCAGAGGGTGGGAGAAAATGGAACTTGACCAGAATAAGGGCCCATGATGTTCCTTTGGCTAAAATAGAGCACATCTCATCAGGACAGGACAGGAAAAAGATGAGCAGACATTATCCAAAACATTTAAATTCAAcatggaaaagagagaaaattctCAAAATGAGAAATTGGATTTTACAAAGGACAGCAAGATCcttgtgaaaataaaaataaaatatagaatcCTTAGTCataaatatgagaaaatatttgagaatatGTTTTGAACCTGTATTTGTACTGCGTCTGGTGACTATGAGAGGGCAGTGTTTATGGGTAATAGAAAGTTAGGATTGTAGCATAGATAGAAAGACCAATA comes from Elephas maximus indicus isolate mEleMax1 chromosome 7, mEleMax1 primary haplotype, whole genome shotgun sequence and encodes:
- the LOC126079570 gene encoding olfactory receptor 480-like; the protein is MATGNCTTVTEFIILGLTEDPTVCVILFVVFLGVYVVTVTGNISIITLIRGSPQLHTPMYLFLCHLAFVDMGYSSSVTPVMLMGFLREETSLPVAGCVTQLCSAVMFGTTESFLLASMAYDRYVAICSPLLYSTHISPRICILLVATSYLGGCVNGWIFTGCLLGLSFCGPNKVNHFFCDYSPLLELSCSHDFTSDIIPAISSGSIIVVTVFVIAISYVYILITILKMRSTEGRHKAFSTCTSHLTGVTLFFGTITFIYVMPKSSYSTDQNKVVSVFYMVVIPMLNPLIYSLRNKDVKEAMRKLMARTHWWS